A single Crateriforma conspicua DNA region contains:
- a CDS encoding YitT family protein, with product MFRQSIDFIWLVISGLLYAVALKYFVLPSQVILTGTEGVATAFSYYFDSYTLFIVLYLIFQACVLTFAFAKVSWMFAARSLLVVATVVGCLAILPELKFAQPEPQNERIILVIFGGLLAGVAKAMAFQRRGSTGDEDVLAAYLAMKYLRPVGSIAVLAAVASTAFGMLMDLLKNGQVESVINTLMYTCIYIFASTETLNNLYKKFKITMLVIITRNDKAVGESIRNTSQHRTYTVQSGVGGHSGEPFAMVRTIVTQEELPQLIGAVEQADQDCFYYHHDIEGVSNRYYITPIG from the coding sequence GTGTTTCGTCAATCGATTGATTTCATTTGGCTGGTGATTTCCGGCTTGCTGTATGCGGTGGCGTTGAAGTATTTCGTGCTGCCGTCGCAGGTCATTTTGACGGGGACCGAGGGCGTTGCCACCGCGTTTTCGTATTACTTTGACAGCTACACGCTGTTCATCGTGTTGTACTTGATTTTTCAAGCCTGCGTTTTGACGTTCGCGTTTGCCAAAGTCAGTTGGATGTTTGCCGCCCGTTCGTTGTTGGTCGTGGCGACGGTGGTGGGGTGTTTGGCAATCCTTCCTGAATTGAAGTTTGCCCAGCCCGAGCCCCAGAATGAGCGAATCATTTTGGTCATCTTCGGCGGTTTGCTTGCCGGTGTGGCAAAAGCCATGGCCTTTCAGCGTCGTGGTTCGACCGGGGATGAAGACGTCTTGGCCGCTTATCTGGCGATGAAATACCTGCGTCCGGTCGGTTCAATTGCGGTTTTGGCTGCGGTCGCTTCGACGGCCTTTGGGATGCTGATGGACTTGTTGAAAAACGGCCAAGTCGAATCGGTCATCAACACGTTGATGTACACCTGCATCTACATCTTTGCGTCAACCGAAACGCTGAACAACTTGTACAAGAAGTTCAAAATCACGATGCTGGTCATTATCACGCGCAACGACAAGGCTGTCGGCGAATCCATACGAAACACCAGCCAGCACCGAACCTATACCGTCCAATCGGGCGTGGGTGGACACAGTGGCGAACCGTTTGCGATGGTCCGGACAATCGTGACCCAAGAAGAGTTGCCACAACTGATCGGCGCCGTCGAACAGGCCGACCAGGATTGCTTTTATTACCACCATGACATCGAAGGCGTTTCGAACCGCTACTACATCACGCCGATTGGTTGA
- a CDS encoding N-acetyltransferase: MFENTTKLGYRIAARLGFLEVTHMMHVHRSDANGHGIPDGYHCEVLPQADRIAVRMRRGDEVASSMWIMTGRVPSEENFSRSVHLGTTLELPNRVGYIFNAATDPRHRGRRLIAAMCSQALDSRMIDVDHLMASIDWTNQPSMRAFRRFGMQSVGTVWRSGIGHVQFSRVPKIHSPGGIGIGVDQPGWVLAL; this comes from the coding sequence ATGTTTGAAAACACGACCAAATTAGGCTACCGCATCGCGGCGCGGCTGGGATTCCTGGAAGTCACACACATGATGCACGTGCATCGTAGTGATGCGAACGGCCACGGCATCCCCGACGGCTATCATTGCGAAGTGTTGCCTCAGGCAGATCGAATTGCGGTGCGAATGCGGCGTGGCGACGAAGTGGCGTCGTCGATGTGGATCATGACCGGACGCGTTCCCAGCGAGGAGAACTTCAGCCGTTCGGTCCACTTGGGAACAACGTTGGAATTACCCAACCGCGTGGGATACATCTTCAACGCAGCGACCGATCCACGGCACCGTGGCCGCCGATTGATCGCGGCGATGTGCAGCCAAGCATTGGATTCGCGCATGATCGATGTGGATCACCTGATGGCGTCGATCGATTGGACCAATCAGCCGTCGATGCGAGCGTTTCGACGATTCGGCATGCAATCGGTCGGAACCGTTTGGCGGTCCGGCATCGGACACGTCCAATTCAGCAGGGTTCCGAAAATTCATTCACCCGGCGGGATTGGAATCGGCGTGGACCAGCCCGGATGGGTTTTGGCCCTCTGA
- a CDS encoding glycoside hydrolase family 2 TIM barrel-domain containing protein: MAFHFTLNHPPNRFTAIVHAGPVSLILACLVGHGFALDHPSTASADVPAEIEDASITQINKLDPRSSYWPLPPDASPTLEYADSPWVKSLNGTWHFHWSADPKGRATDFVDDPASVDGWADRIMVPSTWEREGYGTPLYVNIKYPFHVAPPRVMDEPDPQFTSHDERNPVGTYARKFRVPGDWPDDMRIILHFGGVRSAMFVWVNGIQVGYSQGSRLPAEFDITDHVVQGDNRLVVQVYKFSDASYLEDQDFWRLSGIYRDVFLCAVPRRGLWDVYAKPSVDLSTATGFASLKFVALPDSNLDVRTRWLDPQGREVAVGNQVRIEDVQLWSVDHPAIYTADVRVDSNRKTIQRFYLPVGFRHLGIDNGILKLNGTPLKIRGVNRHEFDPVTGYVMTPERMRQDARLMKQANINFVRTAHYPHDPRWYRICDEMGLMLMDEANVESHGLSYHKRVLPGDQPDWSDAVDQRMRRMVIRDRQHPSVLMWSLGNEAGYGNAFTRMYKTCREHDPERRLIQYADMNLAADVDSQTYPDIRWLQDHVAGKAKRKSERGKPSSVEQHGPYPSSRPFLMNEYAHAMGNSVGNLADYWETIHQHPILVGGFIWDWVDQALYADPDDPNSGFRYGGDFGDFPNDSNFCINGLIGADRRPHPHYWEVQKVYQNVRFDDWKPSASTVTVHNDFASNHLSDFQWRFEILRDGHPWKSGHLSAPDVPAGRDGTVDISPITAILNSTGSIAKEHHFRINVIQPSATTWAPADHIVAWQMYAVPGQPTCNPPLEFASGTTESDDQGITVSNDGASFHVDATTGQIDHWVVGQQTLLRDPMRWHFTRVWTDNDLGWKADVKMAAWTEAEESINVTDLTVSTEDGVPAVTVSAELLDGQIQLRSHYQMTESGGIAATFRYHPVSNQAMIDPARLGHQLSVPSQFGQIEWFGAGPHENHWDRKTSAALGRYRSTIAEWVTPYVRPQENSNRADVRQIQFVADDGRTIRFQATHGQPLSVSAWPYTEDDLRRAQHNDELPIRDTITINVDHRQMGVGGDNSWGLPVNDPYRIDPMQTYEWGFVMTLQQPSP, translated from the coding sequence ATGGCGTTTCACTTCACGCTTAATCACCCACCGAATCGTTTCACCGCCATTGTCCACGCCGGCCCGGTTTCGCTCATTCTGGCGTGTTTGGTCGGACATGGATTCGCACTGGATCATCCATCGACCGCATCGGCCGATGTTCCAGCGGAGATCGAAGATGCGTCGATCACACAGATCAACAAATTGGATCCTCGCAGCAGCTATTGGCCGTTGCCGCCCGACGCATCTCCTACCTTGGAATACGCAGATTCTCCGTGGGTGAAATCGCTGAACGGGACTTGGCATTTTCACTGGTCCGCCGATCCAAAGGGACGGGCCACCGACTTTGTCGACGATCCGGCCAGCGTGGATGGTTGGGCCGATCGGATCATGGTCCCTTCGACCTGGGAACGTGAAGGTTACGGGACGCCGCTTTACGTCAACATCAAGTATCCGTTCCACGTCGCCCCGCCCAGGGTCATGGATGAACCCGATCCACAGTTCACGTCCCACGATGAACGCAATCCCGTGGGCACCTATGCTCGCAAGTTCCGAGTGCCTGGCGATTGGCCGGACGACATGCGAATCATCCTGCATTTCGGCGGCGTTCGCTCGGCAATGTTTGTCTGGGTCAACGGAATCCAGGTGGGCTATTCCCAGGGGTCACGATTACCGGCGGAATTTGACATCACCGACCACGTGGTCCAAGGCGACAACCGATTGGTGGTGCAGGTCTACAAATTCAGCGACGCGTCGTACCTGGAAGATCAAGATTTTTGGCGTTTGAGCGGAATCTATCGCGATGTGTTTCTGTGTGCCGTTCCGCGACGTGGCTTGTGGGACGTGTATGCAAAGCCCAGTGTGGACCTTTCAACCGCAACCGGATTCGCAAGTCTAAAGTTCGTCGCCTTGCCCGATTCGAATCTGGACGTTCGCACTCGCTGGCTTGATCCACAAGGCCGTGAAGTCGCCGTCGGTAACCAGGTTCGCATTGAAGATGTTCAGCTGTGGTCTGTCGACCATCCGGCGATTTACACCGCAGATGTACGCGTGGATTCCAATCGCAAAACCATCCAGCGGTTCTACTTGCCGGTCGGGTTTCGACACTTGGGTATCGACAACGGCATCCTGAAACTTAACGGTACGCCATTGAAGATCCGAGGCGTGAATCGCCACGAATTTGATCCTGTCACCGGCTATGTCATGACGCCGGAACGGATGCGGCAAGACGCAAGGTTGATGAAACAAGCCAACATCAACTTTGTCCGCACCGCCCATTATCCACATGACCCGCGTTGGTATCGCATCTGTGACGAAATGGGATTGATGTTGATGGATGAAGCCAACGTGGAATCGCACGGTTTAAGCTATCACAAGCGGGTCTTGCCCGGCGATCAACCCGACTGGTCCGATGCCGTGGACCAGCGGATGCGGCGTATGGTCATCCGTGACCGCCAACACCCCAGCGTGTTGATGTGGTCACTGGGCAACGAAGCGGGTTACGGAAATGCGTTCACGCGAATGTACAAGACTTGCCGCGAACATGATCCGGAAAGGCGTTTGATCCAATACGCCGACATGAATCTGGCTGCCGACGTTGACAGCCAGACCTACCCCGACATCCGGTGGCTGCAGGATCACGTCGCCGGCAAAGCCAAACGGAAAAGTGAACGCGGAAAACCATCGTCGGTGGAACAACACGGTCCGTATCCTTCATCACGCCCCTTCTTGATGAATGAATACGCTCATGCGATGGGAAACAGCGTCGGGAATTTGGCCGACTACTGGGAAACCATTCACCAGCATCCGATATTGGTTGGCGGCTTCATCTGGGACTGGGTCGATCAAGCGTTGTATGCCGATCCGGATGATCCCAACAGCGGCTTTCGCTATGGCGGTGACTTCGGCGATTTTCCCAATGACAGCAACTTTTGCATCAACGGTCTGATCGGAGCCGACCGTCGCCCGCATCCTCACTACTGGGAAGTTCAAAAGGTTTATCAGAACGTTCGCTTTGACGACTGGAAACCATCAGCATCGACGGTCACGGTTCACAATGATTTTGCGTCTAACCATTTGAGTGACTTCCAATGGCGTTTCGAAATCTTGCGCGACGGACATCCTTGGAAATCCGGCCATTTATCGGCTCCCGACGTTCCCGCGGGCCGGGACGGTACCGTCGACATCAGTCCGATCACCGCGATTTTGAATTCGACGGGTAGCATCGCGAAAGAACATCATTTCCGAATCAACGTCATCCAGCCGTCAGCCACCACCTGGGCACCCGCCGACCATATCGTTGCCTGGCAGATGTACGCCGTGCCGGGGCAACCGACTTGCAACCCGCCCTTGGAATTCGCCAGCGGCACAACGGAATCGGATGACCAGGGCATCACCGTATCCAACGACGGTGCGTCATTCCACGTCGATGCCACCACGGGCCAGATCGATCATTGGGTTGTCGGCCAGCAAACGTTGTTGCGAGATCCCATGCGTTGGCACTTCACTCGCGTGTGGACCGATAACGACCTGGGCTGGAAAGCCGACGTCAAGATGGCGGCTTGGACCGAGGCCGAAGAATCGATCAACGTCACCGACCTAACGGTCTCTACCGAGGACGGAGTACCAGCGGTGACAGTGTCTGCGGAACTGCTGGATGGGCAGATTCAACTGCGTAGTCATTATCAGATGACTGAATCCGGTGGCATCGCGGCAACGTTTCGCTATCACCCGGTATCCAATCAAGCCATGATTGATCCGGCACGCCTTGGTCATCAGCTATCCGTTCCTTCGCAGTTCGGTCAAATTGAATGGTTCGGTGCCGGCCCCCATGAAAACCACTGGGACCGAAAAACGTCCGCGGCTTTGGGGCGATATCGGTCGACAATCGCGGAATGGGTGACACCCTACGTACGTCCACAAGAAAACTCCAATCGTGCGGACGTTCGGCAGATTCAATTCGTCGCCGACGACGGCCGTACCATTCGATTCCAGGCGACCCACGGCCAACCACTATCGGTTTCTGCTTGGCCGTACACCGAAGACGACCTTCGCCGGGCCCAGCACAACGACGAATTGCCGATCCGAGACACCATCACGATCAATGTGGATCACCGACAAATGGGCGTTGGTGGCGACAATTCTTGGGGGTTGCCCGTCAACGATCCCTATCGCATTGACCCGATGCAGACATACGAATGGGGATTCGTGATGACGCTGCAACAGCCTTCACCCTGA
- a CDS encoding sulfatase-like hydrolase/transferase, which produces MRLIQAFMVTGLVLAAASVSGAEAKPNIVLLFSDDAGYADFGFHDSTVMQTPNLDRLAESGTRLTQFYVSASVCGPSRAGLMTGRYQQRFGFEENNVPPVMSPSSQQLDAEMGMPTTIPTMGQVLQQQGYRTGIFGKWHLGYADRYHPLRRGFDTFVGFRGGARSFFAYPNPDKTQRENLLERQFAQYQEPKDYLTDVLADATCEFIRENQDRPFFAFVSFNAVHLPLQADGRDRDAFAELSGDRRTLAQMNLSMDRACGQIMKQLEDLGLSQNTLIVFSNDNGGPSDKNASNNFPFAGVKATHLEGGIRVPGLIAWPGKVPAGETFDNPAITLDLLPTFVAAAGGDPESIDGLDGVNLLPYLQGKKQGRPHQTLYWKKETRGTIRDGDWKLMRFPDRPAQLFDLANDPGEQNDLAAKHPDKVRELFQKLFDWEVGLERPLFMLRPEEEAWSAERFDQFRVPPANNR; this is translated from the coding sequence ATGCGTTTGATTCAAGCCTTCATGGTTACCGGTCTGGTTTTGGCTGCGGCGTCCGTGTCGGGCGCGGAAGCAAAACCGAATATCGTCCTGCTGTTTTCCGACGATGCCGGCTATGCCGATTTCGGATTCCACGACAGCACGGTGATGCAGACGCCGAACCTGGATCGGTTGGCGGAATCGGGAACGCGTTTGACACAATTCTATGTGTCGGCATCGGTGTGCGGTCCGTCGCGGGCTGGTTTGATGACCGGTCGGTATCAGCAGCGTTTTGGTTTCGAAGAAAACAATGTGCCACCGGTGATGAGCCCCAGCAGTCAACAGTTGGATGCCGAGATGGGGATGCCAACGACGATCCCAACGATGGGACAAGTGTTGCAACAGCAAGGCTATCGCACCGGAATTTTTGGGAAGTGGCACTTGGGGTATGCCGATCGTTATCACCCGCTGCGACGTGGGTTCGACACGTTCGTTGGGTTTCGTGGCGGCGCACGAAGCTTTTTTGCTTACCCAAACCCGGACAAGACGCAACGCGAAAATCTGTTGGAGCGACAGTTCGCGCAGTACCAAGAACCGAAAGACTATTTGACCGACGTTCTGGCCGATGCGACGTGTGAGTTCATTCGTGAAAACCAAGACCGCCCATTCTTTGCTTTTGTGTCTTTCAACGCGGTGCACTTGCCATTGCAGGCCGACGGGCGTGATCGCGATGCATTTGCCGAACTTTCGGGCGATCGCCGCACACTCGCGCAGATGAATCTTTCCATGGATCGGGCTTGCGGTCAGATCATGAAGCAACTGGAAGATCTGGGTTTGTCGCAGAACACCTTGATCGTGTTCAGCAACGACAACGGCGGCCCCAGCGATAAAAACGCTTCCAACAACTTCCCCTTTGCAGGCGTTAAGGCGACGCATCTGGAAGGCGGCATTCGTGTCCCCGGTTTAATTGCCTGGCCTGGAAAAGTCCCGGCGGGGGAAACGTTCGATAATCCGGCCATCACGTTGGATTTGTTGCCGACGTTTGTGGCCGCGGCGGGCGGCGACCCTGAATCGATCGACGGACTGGACGGCGTGAACCTATTGCCGTACTTGCAGGGGAAAAAACAGGGCAGGCCTCATCAGACCCTGTACTGGAAAAAGGAAACGCGAGGCACGATTCGCGATGGAGATTGGAAATTGATGCGGTTTCCTGATCGTCCGGCACAGCTATTCGACTTGGCCAACGATCCGGGCGAACAAAATGACTTGGCGGCGAAACATCCGGACAAGGTTCGCGAACTGTTTCAAAAACTGTTTGACTGGGAAGTCGGCTTGGAACGACCGTTGTTCATGCTGCGTCCCGAGGAAGAAGCTTGGTCGGCCGAACGTTTCGACCAGTTTCGTGTGCCGCCGGCCAACAATCGCTGA
- a CDS encoding sulfatase-like hydrolase/transferase: MRTFLLACAVAVSWMPSDAVAADSDPMRPNILYLYVDDMGWGSIGPNGQFERRKQGLPYVRTPSLDRLAREGVNFSRAYGCHVCSPARSSQQTGFHQGHTFADRNDPDNAKKAIRRDDITIGECLAPSGYATGYWGKWGYGGSKDQQDPQIVNVQTLPTSHGYQDVLAELHHVRAHTFFQPTLWKTSEDVNALGGLTLVPNRLDAYHQADFPSLPARQSDPGYPDPAYCDDHYAFAALDFVRRGAARYQETGQPFFGLLACQIPHAPFGEVEQLPDWDAEYRDDPSFDALSRQTVQWAAMVTRIDAHIGNLLDALDDPNGDGDESDSIAAQTLVIFQSDNGGPRGNNLKELDANGGLSGSKGSIAEGGIRVPLLVRWPDAIHASGNLRPDTSVDDVVDVTDWLPTFCQLAGTTPPLGIDGVSLVSKLTGRPSPRQRPFLIHEASDGQSIIQGRYKLIRRVRRKGPEQYQLFDLQRDPGETTDVLSEHPELVDQLRRDLLLERVTEPKGFAVTYHEWTGNRDGAFDDADRWSDYVYENDGVQYIRDSGAPQASWIAKIVNASAAKQTVTVDADASVLALHVEGTSTAPQVLAVPSGRRLDARNELRLGRNSVLRLDGGSVQSRRAIEVQSSAVIKGSGDLATDVVLNGDLQIDESIQIHGDLSTGIDSRIQMNVGADTPAPLIVNGKVSLAGTIQLQLADDFHPQPGQRIAVARLVGTDPSPSWLQTRIRCSDATGRSLHWDAGVLYAVAE; the protein is encoded by the coding sequence ATGCGAACGTTCCTGCTTGCCTGCGCTGTCGCGGTGTCCTGGATGCCCAGCGATGCCGTCGCCGCAGATAGCGATCCGATGCGTCCAAACATCTTGTATCTGTATGTGGACGACATGGGTTGGGGATCCATCGGACCCAACGGCCAATTCGAACGTCGAAAGCAGGGGCTGCCCTACGTTCGCACGCCCAGTCTGGATCGACTGGCACGCGAGGGAGTCAATTTTTCGCGTGCCTATGGGTGTCACGTTTGTTCGCCCGCACGATCGTCGCAGCAGACCGGTTTTCACCAAGGCCACACGTTTGCCGATCGCAATGACCCGGATAACGCCAAGAAGGCGATTAGGCGCGACGACATCACGATCGGTGAATGCCTGGCACCGTCCGGCTATGCGACCGGGTATTGGGGAAAGTGGGGCTATGGCGGATCGAAAGATCAGCAAGATCCACAAATCGTCAATGTTCAGACACTTCCGACATCGCACGGTTACCAAGACGTGCTTGCAGAATTGCACCACGTCCGTGCCCACACGTTTTTCCAGCCCACGCTTTGGAAGACTTCCGAGGACGTGAATGCGTTGGGTGGACTGACGCTGGTCCCCAACCGATTGGATGCTTATCACCAAGCCGATTTTCCGTCCTTGCCGGCCCGTCAATCAGATCCGGGCTATCCCGATCCAGCCTATTGCGACGACCACTATGCCTTTGCAGCGTTGGATTTTGTTCGGCGTGGCGCCGCACGATACCAGGAAACCGGCCAGCCGTTTTTCGGGCTCTTGGCCTGCCAGATTCCGCATGCACCCTTCGGTGAAGTTGAACAATTGCCTGATTGGGATGCCGAATATCGTGACGATCCGAGCTTCGATGCCTTGTCACGGCAAACGGTTCAGTGGGCTGCAATGGTGACTCGAATTGATGCACACATCGGCAACCTGTTGGATGCGTTGGATGATCCCAATGGTGATGGCGATGAATCCGATTCGATTGCCGCACAGACCTTGGTCATCTTTCAATCGGACAATGGTGGCCCGCGTGGAAACAACCTGAAGGAACTGGATGCCAACGGTGGATTGTCGGGTTCCAAGGGCTCGATCGCCGAGGGCGGGATTCGTGTTCCTTTGTTGGTTCGTTGGCCCGACGCGATCCACGCGTCCGGTAATCTTCGGCCGGACACCAGCGTCGATGACGTGGTCGACGTGACCGACTGGTTGCCGACATTCTGTCAGTTGGCGGGGACGACGCCACCGTTGGGAATCGATGGTGTGTCGTTGGTTTCGAAATTGACCGGTCGGCCATCCCCACGCCAGCGTCCTTTCCTGATTCATGAGGCTTCCGATGGGCAATCGATCATCCAAGGTCGCTATAAGTTGATTCGCAGGGTCAGACGAAAAGGTCCGGAACAGTACCAGTTGTTCGACCTGCAACGCGATCCCGGCGAAACGACCGATGTGTTGTCCGAACATCCGGAGTTGGTTGATCAGCTGCGCCGCGATTTGTTGTTGGAACGGGTGACCGAACCCAAAGGATTTGCAGTCACCTATCACGAATGGACGGGCAACAGGGACGGCGCATTCGATGATGCCGATCGATGGTCCGATTATGTGTACGAGAACGATGGGGTTCAGTACATCCGTGATTCCGGTGCACCGCAGGCGTCCTGGATCGCAAAAATTGTCAACGCATCGGCGGCGAAACAAACGGTCACGGTCGACGCGGACGCCAGCGTGCTGGCGCTGCACGTCGAAGGGACGTCGACGGCACCACAGGTGTTGGCGGTCCCATCGGGGCGGCGATTGGACGCCCGCAATGAATTGCGACTTGGCCGGAATTCCGTTCTGCGATTGGACGGCGGCAGCGTTCAATCACGTCGAGCGATCGAGGTTCAGTCATCGGCAGTGATCAAAGGCAGCGGGGACTTGGCGACTGACGTTGTATTGAACGGCGATTTGCAGATCGATGAATCGATTCAAATTCACGGCGATTTATCCACCGGGATTGACAGTCGGATCCAGATGAATGTGGGGGCCGACACCCCGGCGCCATTGATCGTCAATGGCAAAGTGTCGCTAGCGGGAACCATCCAGCTTCAATTGGCTGACGATTTTCATCCGCAACCTGGCCAGCGGATCGCGGTTGCCCGCCTTGTCGGCACCGACCCGTCGCCGTCATGGTTACAAACACGCATCCGCTGTAGCGATGCAACAGGACGATCGCTGCACTGGGACGCGGGCGTGTTGTACGCCGTGGCGGAATGA
- a CDS encoding quinone oxidoreductase family protein, whose translation MMKALVLHQLQTPLTLQERPDLDPPADGVVVGLKAASLNRRDHWITQGMYPGIQLPVVLGSDASGVVIKTGARVGNYWQNRAVIVNPGQQWGDNAAFQADDFHITGMPSDGSFATQMVVPVSQLHEKPLHLDWRQASALPLSGVTAFRALFTQGKAEKGSRVLITGIGGGVASFALQFAVAAGAEAWVTSSSPLKIDQAVALGANAGFNYKDDAWPQRAIEDARQFDLIIDGAGGPGYANLLKVAAPGGTIVSYGATTGAPEKLDLFKVFWKQLRLQGSTMGSPEDFEKMIAFVERHQIVPVIDEVCPLEEGNLALERMQSSRQFGKIVLSMDPGVDATL comes from the coding sequence ATGATGAAAGCTTTGGTTTTGCATCAGTTACAGACCCCGCTGACGCTGCAAGAGCGTCCGGACCTTGATCCGCCGGCCGACGGCGTGGTGGTCGGCCTCAAAGCGGCGTCGCTGAACCGGCGAGATCACTGGATCACCCAGGGCATGTACCCCGGCATCCAGTTGCCAGTGGTCTTGGGGTCCGACGCTTCGGGTGTGGTGATCAAGACTGGGGCTCGTGTCGGGAACTATTGGCAAAACCGCGCGGTGATCGTCAATCCCGGCCAACAATGGGGCGACAACGCTGCCTTCCAAGCCGACGACTTTCACATCACCGGAATGCCCAGCGACGGGTCTTTCGCAACGCAGATGGTCGTCCCCGTCAGCCAGCTTCACGAAAAACCGCTGCATTTGGATTGGCGACAAGCTTCCGCCCTGCCGTTGTCCGGCGTGACGGCGTTCCGTGCACTCTTTACCCAAGGCAAAGCCGAAAAGGGATCGCGGGTTTTGATCACGGGCATCGGCGGTGGCGTCGCGTCCTTCGCGTTGCAGTTCGCGGTCGCCGCGGGCGCCGAAGCCTGGGTCACGTCATCGTCCCCGCTGAAAATTGACCAAGCCGTCGCCTTGGGGGCCAACGCCGGATTTAACTACAAGGACGACGCCTGGCCCCAACGCGCGATTGAAGATGCGAGGCAGTTCGATCTGATCATCGATGGTGCCGGTGGACCGGGCTACGCCAACCTGCTGAAAGTCGCCGCGCCCGGCGGCACCATCGTCAGCTACGGCGCAACGACAGGTGCACCGGAAAAGTTGGATCTGTTCAAGGTCTTTTGGAAGCAGTTGCGTCTGCAAGGATCAACGATGGGTTCCCCCGAAGACTTTGAAAAGATGATCGCTTTTGTCGAACGACACCAAATCGTGCCGGTGATCGATGAAGTGTGCCCGCTGGAAGAAGGCAATCTTGCGTTGGAACGCATGCAATCCTCCCGCCAGTTCGGCAAGATCGTTTTGTCGATGGATCCCGGCGTCGACGCCACCCTGTGA
- a CDS encoding DUF3124 domain-containing protein: MSTESDSDKFVRFVKYLILLAIVIPLVIFWAFLELRFEALETEIQSLEPGGRDHARTELVELPWHPVQGQTLYVPAYSHVYHQDAKPRLLAVTLSVRNTDERNDIVVTRVDYFDSTGQRRRQLLEKPLRLAPLASTDFVIERKDTTGGSGASFIVQWTSGSLVNSPVVEAVMIDTDNMQGISFVRPARVLNESLDEATEMGND, from the coding sequence ATGTCCACAGAATCTGACAGCGACAAGTTCGTTCGATTCGTGAAATACCTGATCTTGCTGGCGATCGTTATCCCGCTGGTGATCTTTTGGGCTTTTCTGGAGTTGCGTTTCGAGGCGTTGGAAACGGAAATCCAATCTTTGGAGCCCGGTGGACGCGATCATGCGCGGACGGAATTGGTCGAATTGCCTTGGCATCCGGTTCAGGGCCAAACGCTGTATGTCCCGGCGTATTCACATGTCTATCACCAGGATGCCAAGCCGCGGTTGTTGGCGGTCACGCTGTCGGTTCGAAACACGGACGAGCGAAACGACATCGTGGTGACCCGCGTGGACTACTTTGATTCCACCGGGCAACGTCGTCGCCAACTTTTGGAAAAACCCTTGCGTCTTGCCCCGCTGGCGTCGACCGATTTCGTGATCGAACGGAAGGACACGACCGGTGGCAGCGGAGCGAGCTTTATCGTGCAGTGGACTTCCGGATCACTGGTCAACAGTCCCGTTGTCGAAGCGGTGATGATCGACACTGACAACATGCAGGGGATCTCTTTCGTCCGACCGGCGCGAGTCTTGAATGAGTCTCTGGACGAAGCCACGGAGATGGGAAACGATTGA